A window of the Miscanthus floridulus cultivar M001 chromosome 14, ASM1932011v1, whole genome shotgun sequence genome harbors these coding sequences:
- the LOC136504008 gene encoding uncharacterized protein produces MYEAIHNVLVDLGDDPAYKDDWTKIHFVTGAFENFEFVVFAHLMYIILGYTNELSECLQRRDQDILNAISLVNVAKKRMQELRYDGWENFLENVTSFCDKHGVEVPAMNDDYVRYGKLARKARAQKQTNDDHFRRQVYIGVIDQISQELDNRFDEINMELLSCMSAFSPSKSFASFDAQKLRRLAEFYPKEFSNNNLLKLELQLDNYIDDMRYDDSFKGLDNIVDLSVKLVETKRHKVYDMVYELLKLVLLLPVATASVERVFSAMVFVKTKLRNKMGDSLLDDYLVTFIEQDIFFEVDEDDIINTFMSLRKRRIK; encoded by the coding sequence ATGTATGAAGCAATCCATAATGTACTGGTTGATCTTGGGGATGATCCTGCATATAAGGATGATTGGACCAAAATACATTTTGTGACCGGAGCGTTTGAGAACTTTGAGTTTGTTGTCTTTGCACACTTAATGTATATTATTCTTGGATATACAAATGAGTTATCTGAGTGTTTGCAAAGAAGGGAccaagatattcttaatgcaatatcacttgttaatgtggcaaagaAAAGAATGCAAGAATTGAGGTATGATGGTTGGGAAAATTTTCTTGAGAATGTCACTTCATTTTGCGAtaaacatggtgttgaagttcCTGCTATGAATGATGATTATGTTCGTTATGGAAAATTAGCAAGGAAAGCTCGCGCCCAAAAGCAAACCAATGATGACCACTTTAGAAGACAAGTATAtattggtgtcattgatcaaataAGTCAAGAACTTGATAATCGGTTTGATGAGATTAATATGGAGTTGTTGTCTTGTATGTCGGCCTTCAGTCCTTCCAAGTCATTTGCTTCTTTTGATGCACAGAAGCTACGTAGACTAGCTGAGTTCTACCCAAAGGAGTTCtcaaataataatttgctcaaacttgagttgcagctagataattatattgatgacatgagatatgatgatagcttcaaaggtctagacaatattgttgatctctcagttaagcttgttgaaacaaagaggcACAAAGTGTATGATATGGTTTATGAGCTCCTCAAATTGGTATTACTTCTACCTGTGGCAACGGCaagtgttgaaagggtattttctgcaaTGGTTTTTGTGAAAACAAAGTTAAGAAATAAGATGGGAGATAGTCTTCTGGATGACTATCTAGTAACTTTTATTGAGCAggatattttctttgaagttgatgaagatgatataatcaatacatttatgtcccttcgaaagcgtcgaataaaatag